A genomic segment from Arcobacter acticola encodes:
- a CDS encoding NUDIX domain-containing protein yields the protein MRSHVKAYGVVPYLIKDNDIKILLCRSVASKNKWGCLKGTLNKNESAYECAKRELFEESSLHVEAVLYENYFEQINIDKDIGIWLVNADNIEDLEKYFVEDILKSNYLSWENSKVKFFSLNNLPRIKNKQENLIKEIKDFLKSKSQFH from the coding sequence ATGAGATCTCATGTGAAAGCTTACGGAGTTGTTCCTTACTTAATAAAAGATAATGATATTAAGATATTGTTATGTCGTTCTGTTGCAAGTAAGAATAAATGGGGTTGTTTAAAAGGGACTCTAAATAAAAATGAAAGTGCATATGAGTGTGCAAAAAGAGAATTATTTGAAGAAAGTTCTTTACATGTAGAAGCTGTATTATATGAAAATTATTTTGAGCAAATTAATATTGATAAAGATATTGGTATTTGGTTAGTTAATGCTGATAATATAGAAGACCTAGAAAAATACTTTGTTGAAGATATTTTAAAAAGTAATTACTTATCTTGGGAGAATTCTAAGGTTAAATTTTTCTCTTTAAATAATTTACCTAGAATCAAAAACAAACAGGAAAACTTAATTAAAGAGATTAAGGATTTTTTGAAAAGTAAGAGTCAATTCCATTAG
- a CDS encoding ATP-binding protein, translating into MKSLEACYEINFSKINFIERKIKIEDSKTIISGASKTGKSYLIYDFLSEFKAKDYIYIDLLDLRNDINEISQNLAKFIKMNEISVLVVENYNFQFELPSCENTIISMLKSEKIKGFKNLIIGALDFEEYLLHDSKHQNITQSFNSFLKFGNLPELINIEEYKKIQRLQEIIYLQCKDETQYEIFKILIENIDEKKSLFQLFNTLKLKIKISKDKFYEICKQYENNKSIYFLQKYNQEKATKKIYSYNHSFFNAISHTKKFKNEFSNLVFLELINKFDDIYYLDSIDFYIPSKNIAIVPVPFFNTFLTGNLVKRIIKNAQELNINEVNIISISNNEKISDSKLKINVIPFYEWALS; encoded by the coding sequence ATGAAAAGCTTAGAGGCTTGTTATGAAATTAATTTTTCAAAAATTAATTTCATAGAGCGAAAAATAAAAATAGAAGATTCAAAAACCATAATAAGTGGTGCTTCTAAAACTGGAAAAAGCTACTTGATTTATGATTTTCTATCAGAATTTAAAGCAAAAGATTACATATATATAGATTTATTAGATTTAAGAAATGATATTAATGAAATATCTCAAAATTTAGCTAAATTTATTAAAATGAATGAAATAAGCGTTTTAGTAGTAGAAAATTATAATTTTCAATTTGAACTTCCTTCTTGTGAAAATACAATTATTTCAATGCTTAAATCAGAAAAAATAAAAGGTTTTAAAAATTTAATAATTGGTGCATTAGATTTTGAAGAGTATTTACTACATGATAGTAAACATCAAAATATTACTCAAAGTTTTAATAGTTTTTTAAAATTTGGGAATTTACCTGAATTAATAAATATTGAAGAATATAAAAAAATTCAACGTTTACAAGAAATTATATATCTTCAATGTAAAGATGAAACTCAATATGAAATTTTTAAGATTTTAATTGAAAACATTGATGAAAAGAAATCATTATTTCAACTTTTTAATACTTTAAAATTAAAAATTAAAATTTCAAAAGACAAATTTTATGAAATTTGTAAACAATATGAAAACAATAAGTCTATTTACTTTTTACAAAAATATAATCAAGAAAAAGCAACTAAAAAGATATACTCATACAATCACTCATTTTTTAATGCTATTTCCCATACAAAAAAGTTTAAAAATGAATTTTCTAACTTAGTTTTTTTGGAACTGATAAATAAATTTGATGATATTTATTATTTAGATAGTATTGATTTTTATATTCCATCAAAAAATATTGCAATAGTGCCTGTTCCATTTTTTAACACTTTTTTAACGGGTAATTTAGTGAAAAGAATAATAAAAAATGCACAAGAATTAAATATTAATGAGGTAAATATTATTTCCATTTCAAATAATGAAAAAATTTCCGATTCAAAATTAAAAATAAATGTTATTCCATTTTATGAGTGGGCGTTAAGCTAA
- a CDS encoding DNA-directed RNA polymerase subunit omega has protein sequence MRLEERISKALKQVDNDRYILAIAVGQRADELSKGAKPLLELNTQKMKYTDIAIDEIASGLLKIEGFVDRK, from the coding sequence ATGAGATTAGAAGAAAGAATATCAAAAGCTTTAAAACAAGTTGACAATGACAGATATATTTTAGCAATTGCAGTTGGACAAAGAGCTGATGAATTAAGTAAAGGTGCGAAACCTCTATTAGAATTAAATACTCAAAAAATGAAATATACTGATATTGCAATTGATGAAATTGCATCTGGTTTACTAAAAATCGAAGGTTTTGTAGATAGAAAGTAA
- a CDS encoding nitronate monooxygenase, with the protein MKIGKYEIKHPIIQGGMGVGISWDQLAGNVSLEGGLGVVSSVGTGYYRNMSENVHIVTKKDKPKDVANFYSKDALVEIIGNARKICGDAPLGCNVLYAINDYGRVVRDACEAGFNMIITGAGLPTNMPEFTKDFPDVALIPIVSSARALKLICKKWKRYNKIPDAVIVEGPLSGGHQGFTYDQCGQEEFQLENIVGPVIEEAKIWGDIPIIAAGGVWDKKDIDKFIAMGCAGVQMATRFIGTFECDADAKFKNVLLNAKEEDITLMKSPVGLPARGVRTNLQFSIENNTAPKVQCISNCVAPCNRGHEAKIVGYCIADRLGAAYNGDVDTGLFFTGSNGYRINKIISVKELMYKLTHGE; encoded by the coding sequence TTGAAAATAGGAAAGTATGAAATAAAACACCCAATTATTCAAGGTGGTATGGGTGTAGGAATAAGCTGGGATCAATTAGCTGGAAATGTTAGTTTAGAAGGTGGATTGGGTGTAGTTTCAAGTGTTGGAACTGGTTACTACAGAAACATGAGCGAAAATGTTCACATTGTTACTAAAAAAGATAAGCCAAAAGATGTAGCAAACTTTTATAGTAAAGATGCATTAGTTGAAATAATAGGTAATGCAAGAAAGATATGTGGAGATGCACCTTTAGGATGTAATGTTCTATACGCAATCAATGATTATGGTAGAGTTGTAAGAGATGCTTGTGAAGCTGGTTTTAATATGATTATTACAGGTGCTGGACTTCCTACTAATATGCCTGAGTTTACAAAAGATTTTCCAGATGTTGCATTGATTCCAATTGTTTCAAGTGCAAGAGCTTTAAAACTTATCTGTAAAAAATGGAAAAGATACAATAAAATTCCTGACGCTGTAATTGTAGAAGGTCCCTTAAGTGGTGGACATCAAGGATTTACTTATGATCAATGTGGACAAGAAGAATTCCAATTAGAAAATATCGTAGGTCCAGTTATTGAAGAAGCTAAAATCTGGGGTGATATACCAATAATTGCAGCAGGTGGAGTTTGGGATAAAAAAGATATTGATAAATTTATTGCTATGGGATGCGCTGGTGTTCAAATGGCTACAAGGTTTATTGGTACATTTGAATGTGATGCTGATGCGAAATTTAAAAATGTATTATTAAATGCAAAAGAAGAAGATATAACTTTAATGAAATCTCCAGTTGGATTACCAGCAAGAGGTGTAAGAACAAACTTACAATTCTCAATTGAAAATAACACAGCACCAAAAGTACAATGTATTTCAAATTGTGTTGCACCTTGTAATAGAGGTCATGAAGCAAAAATTGTTGGTTATTGTATTGCAGATAGACTAGGTGCTGCTTACAATGGTGACGTTGATACTGGATTATTTTTCACAGGTTCAAATGGTTATAGAATAAATAAAATTATTTCTGTGAAAGAATTAATGTATAAATTAACTCATGGAGAATAA
- the tyrS gene encoding tyrosine--tRNA ligase codes for MENKIREAIDEIKRGSFEIIDIEAIEKLIKRYFETGENFYVKAGFDPTAPDLHLGHTVLIQKLATFQKFGGIVQFLIGDFTATIGDPTGKSETRKVLSEEDVQRNAVSYKDQVFKILDESKTEVMFNSKWLKELGTGGLIALASNLTVARMIERDDFSKRFASNTPIAVSEFLYPLLQGYDSVAMNTDIELGGTDQKFNLLMGRTLQKAYNCKKQQAVLMMPILEGLDGVQKMSKSLGNYIGVTDEAFDMFGKILSISDELMWRYFELLSAKSLKEIEEIKEGVKSETLHPKKVKESLAMEIVERFHGNGAGITAKEEFERVFAKKDVPTDMNSFELDAPVWICQALVDSKLVDSTSQARRDIKANAVSINQEKIGDDKLNLEKGEYILQKGKKNFAKIIIK; via the coding sequence ATGGAAAATAAGATTAGAGAAGCAATAGATGAGATTAAAAGAGGAAGCTTTGAAATTATAGATATTGAAGCCATTGAAAAACTTATTAAAAGATATTTTGAAACAGGTGAAAATTTCTATGTTAAAGCTGGTTTTGATCCTACAGCTCCTGATTTACATTTAGGACATACTGTACTTATTCAGAAGTTAGCAACTTTTCAAAAATTTGGTGGGATTGTTCAATTTTTAATTGGAGATTTTACAGCAACTATTGGTGACCCAACAGGTAAAAGTGAAACAAGAAAAGTATTAAGTGAAGAAGATGTTCAAAGAAATGCTGTTTCTTATAAAGATCAAGTATTTAAGATTTTAGATGAATCAAAAACAGAAGTTATGTTTAATAGTAAATGGTTAAAAGAACTAGGAACAGGTGGTTTAATTGCACTTGCATCAAACTTAACAGTTGCTAGAATGATAGAAAGAGATGATTTTTCTAAAAGATTCGCATCAAATACTCCAATAGCAGTTAGTGAATTTTTGTATCCTTTATTACAAGGTTATGATTCAGTTGCTATGAATACAGATATAGAACTTGGAGGAACAGACCAAAAATTCAATTTATTAATGGGAAGAACTTTACAAAAAGCTTATAATTGTAAAAAACAACAAGCTGTTCTTATGATGCCAATTCTTGAAGGATTAGATGGTGTTCAAAAAATGTCAAAATCTTTAGGTAACTATATTGGTGTTACAGATGAGGCTTTTGATATGTTTGGAAAGATTTTATCAATCTCTGATGAATTGATGTGGAGATATTTTGAACTTCTATCTGCTAAGTCATTAAAAGAGATTGAAGAGATAAAAGAAGGCGTTAAAAGTGAGACTTTACATCCTAAAAAAGTGAAAGAATCACTTGCAATGGAAATCGTTGAAAGATTTCATGGAAATGGAGCTGGAATTACTGCAAAAGAAGAATTTGAAAGAGTTTTTGCAAAAAAAGATGTTCCTACAGATATGAATAGCTTTGAATTAGATGCTCCTGTTTGGATTTGTCAAGCATTAGTTGATTCTAAGTTAGTTGACTCTACATCACAAGCTAGACGTGATATAAAAGCAAATGCAGTATCTATAAATCAAGAAAAAATAGGCGATGATAAACTAAATTTAGAAAAAGGCGAATACATTTTACAAAAAGGTAAAAAAAATTTCGCTAAAATAATAATAAAATAG
- a CDS encoding N-acetylmuramoyl-L-alanine amidase family protein, translating to MNYLNALIEKNDQKKIEELEKLILLGEQLNKDVTPDRKKLEILQKRTSKNDGIYSAKVETPKQNEAIKSSTSSNDLYYSIKSVYTSGNTVVVDFNVDISEKDIKFFELNQKTVNKDVFDLKGYFKDAAPTKLAINGIDRIAIGQFKPDVLRIVLSDKKNLNTSYIVNKKQVIISINENSIKSNEPTVAKKNVEQTSPKEVVQTEETPKVANANSQEFVDTINPIRSMETQDNKIIVKFNKNYYKRDVQFVRYKNASNYENVFNLNGKYKYVNPIKLSIDGVDKIVVSENGSNGVKIRIINNDEQKVDYVLNDKELTITTYPSSPSNKNTNKATAVATKAPTPQPRVINKTIVIDPGHGADDVGAVGPNKRYEKVINLNVSKNLYSILKQRGYKVYLTRSSDTFIKVMNRTVLANDKNADIFISIHSNSVPKEKANEVSGIETFFLSPARNERAKRVAAIENKSDIREMSNSSKDVFLESLNRPRITASHKLAIDVQAGLLQSARSKYKDVSDSGVREGPFWVLVGAQMPSILVELGYVSHPVESKRLYDKNYQQSLANGIANGIDSYFSKNP from the coding sequence ATGAATTACTTAAATGCTCTTATAGAAAAAAATGATCAAAAAAAAATTGAAGAACTTGAAAAACTTATTCTCTTAGGAGAACAATTAAACAAAGATGTAACTCCTGATAGAAAGAAGTTAGAAATTCTTCAAAAAAGAACTAGCAAAAATGATGGTATTTATAGTGCTAAAGTTGAGACACCAAAGCAAAATGAAGCTATAAAGTCATCTACTTCAAGTAATGATTTATACTATTCTATAAAATCAGTTTATACATCTGGAAATACAGTTGTTGTAGATTTTAATGTAGATATTAGTGAAAAAGATATTAAATTTTTTGAATTAAATCAAAAAACAGTAAATAAAGATGTATTTGATTTAAAAGGCTATTTTAAAGATGCAGCTCCTACAAAATTAGCAATAAATGGTATTGATAGAATTGCTATTGGTCAATTTAAACCTGATGTATTAAGAATTGTTTTAAGTGATAAAAAAAATCTTAATACATCATATATAGTAAATAAAAAACAAGTAATTATTTCTATAAATGAAAACTCAATTAAATCAAATGAACCTACTGTTGCAAAAAAAAATGTAGAGCAAACTTCTCCAAAAGAAGTAGTACAAACAGAAGAAACACCAAAAGTTGCAAATGCAAATTCACAAGAATTTGTTGATACTATAAATCCTATACGATCTATGGAAACTCAAGACAATAAAATAATTGTTAAATTTAATAAAAACTATTACAAAAGAGATGTTCAATTTGTAAGATATAAAAATGCTTCAAATTATGAAAATGTATTTAATCTTAATGGTAAATACAAGTATGTAAATCCTATAAAATTGAGCATTGATGGTGTTGATAAAATTGTTGTTAGTGAAAATGGAAGCAATGGAGTAAAAATTAGAATTATCAATAATGATGAACAAAAAGTTGATTATGTTCTAAATGATAAAGAATTAACTATTACTACATATCCAAGTAGCCCATCAAATAAAAATACCAATAAAGCAACTGCAGTAGCTACAAAAGCACCTACTCCACAACCAAGAGTAATCAATAAAACAATTGTTATTGATCCAGGGCATGGGGCAGATGATGTAGGAGCAGTTGGACCAAATAAAAGATATGAAAAAGTTATAAATCTTAATGTATCAAAAAACTTATACTCTATATTAAAACAAAGAGGATATAAAGTATATCTTACAAGAAGTAGTGATACTTTTATAAAAGTTATGAATAGAACTGTTTTAGCAAATGATAAAAATGCTGATATATTTATATCAATTCATAGTAACTCAGTTCCAAAAGAAAAAGCTAATGAAGTTTCAGGAATAGAAACATTTTTCTTAAGTCCTGCAAGAAATGAAAGAGCAAAAAGAGTTGCAGCAATTGAAAATAAATCTGATATTAGAGAAATGAGTAATTCATCAAAAGATGTATTCCTAGAATCATTAAATAGACCAAGAATTACAGCTTCTCATAAACTTGCAATTGATGTACAAGCAGGCTTATTACAATCAGCAAGATCTAAATATAAAGATGTAAGTGATTCAGGAGTTAGAGAAGGACCGTTTTGGGTTCTAGTGGGAGCACAGATGCCTTCTATTCTTGTAGAACTTGGATATGTTTCACATCCAGTAGAAAGTAAAAGATTATACGATAAAAACTATCAACAATCATTAGCAAATGGAATTGCTAATGGAATTGACTCTTACTTTTCAAAAAATCCTTAA
- the pyrH gene encoding UMP kinase, whose amino-acid sequence MNKRVLVKFSGEALAGAEGYGIDTQILDYIAEEIKSLVENGIEVGIVIGGGNIIRGVTAAADGVIKRTSADYMGMLGTVINGIAMQEALEYKGLSARLQTAIKMEQIAEPFIVRKAVRHLEKGRVVIFGAGTGNPYFTTDTGATLRATEIGASMLIKATKVDGVYDKDPMKYTDAVKYDTLSYDKALEDHIKVMDDTAIALAKDNKLPIVVANMNEKGNLLAIIKGDYSKCSIVK is encoded by the coding sequence ATGAACAAAAGAGTACTTGTAAAGTTTTCTGGTGAAGCACTAGCTGGTGCTGAAGGTTATGGTATTGATACTCAAATATTAGATTATATTGCTGAAGAGATTAAAAGCTTAGTTGAAAACGGTATTGAAGTTGGTATTGTTATTGGTGGTGGAAATATAATCAGAGGAGTAACAGCAGCAGCCGATGGTGTTATTAAAAGAACAAGTGCTGATTATATGGGTATGTTAGGTACTGTTATAAATGGTATTGCTATGCAAGAAGCTTTAGAATATAAAGGTTTAAGTGCAAGATTACAAACTGCTATTAAAATGGAACAAATCGCTGAGCCATTTATAGTAAGAAAAGCTGTTAGACATTTAGAAAAAGGTAGAGTTGTAATATTTGGAGCAGGAACAGGAAATCCATATTTCACAACAGATACAGGAGCAACACTAAGAGCTACTGAAATTGGTGCATCTATGTTAATAAAAGCTACTAAAGTTGATGGTGTTTACGATAAAGATCCAATGAAGTACACAGATGCTGTAAAATATGATACATTATCTTATGACAAAGCATTAGAAGATCATATTAAAGTAATGGACGATACAGCAATTGCATTAGCAAAAGATAATAAACTTCCAATAGTTGTTGCAAATATGAATGAAAAAGGAAATTTACTAGCAATCATCAAGGGTGATTATAGTAAGTGTTCAATAGTTAAATAA
- a CDS encoding RelA/SpoT family protein, protein MDPFIKEIQHINNVDDAINKLKSQTDISPKLYEIINFIIEAHEGQYRKSGEPYCVHPILVACITAHFSKDEAIIATALLHDVVEDTNFSLEYVREKWGSDIAHMVDGLTKIVEIREHEFIASDEQSNTKTISSALTFRKMLIASIDDVRVLVVKLCDRLHNMLTLGVLPANKQKRIAEETLVVYVPIANRLGISKLKNTLEDLAFYYIYPNEYNKIDKYLKEQEHAMQLTFNTFISTTKNLLEKNGYDLNKIKIYSRIKHHYSIYLKMQRKGITIDEVLDLFAIRILVEDDIDCYKVLGFMHLEFKPLISRFKDYVATPKENGYQTIHTTVFYNSKIYEIQIRSFEMNTVAEFGIAAHWKYKTGAKNTTNLNWLKSLEFSNENIEEFYQETKDNLYTEEMIVYSPKGEVFTLPVGSTAYDFAFAVHTNIGKKAMGCFINKIRKPLLTELKSTDIVSIELSDEIIVRCSWMAMVKTSRAKKQIKLLCTHRQKEIDEISGKNIINTVFSRYYEDVTKIYSVDSLFKIPQILDFFKHTKQVIEKSIINDNGLMTRFKILTSKIKEFKFDNVLIYSNFSISSVSFDHCCHPKFGDDIVAFKDGNEAVIHHKMCDQAYDKIKSNQQMLFCKWTKSSVYQYKMVISIPNTKGELAKVLTYLAEHEFYILGIEFGRQAHSYIQYCDIEFEINKSNIDEVKKIIEKKVKIIEFFSKKDAYNK, encoded by the coding sequence ATGGATCCATTTATCAAAGAAATTCAACATATAAATAATGTTGATGACGCTATCAATAAACTCAAAAGTCAAACTGACATATCACCCAAATTATATGAAATAATAAATTTTATTATTGAAGCCCATGAAGGTCAATATAGAAAAAGTGGAGAACCTTATTGTGTTCACCCTATTTTAGTAGCTTGTATAACAGCCCATTTTTCAAAAGATGAAGCAATAATAGCAACCGCCCTACTTCATGATGTTGTTGAAGACACAAACTTTTCTTTAGAATATGTTCGAGAAAAATGGGGAAGTGATATTGCCCATATGGTTGATGGTCTTACTAAAATTGTTGAGATTAGAGAACATGAGTTTATAGCTTCTGATGAACAAAGTAATACAAAAACTATTTCATCTGCACTTACTTTTAGAAAAATGCTTATTGCTTCAATTGATGATGTAAGAGTACTTGTTGTAAAACTATGTGATAGATTACACAACATGCTTACCCTTGGCGTTTTACCAGCAAATAAGCAAAAAAGAATTGCTGAAGAAACATTAGTTGTTTATGTACCAATTGCAAATAGACTTGGTATTTCAAAATTAAAAAATACTTTAGAAGATTTGGCTTTTTACTATATCTATCCAAACGAATACAATAAAATTGATAAATACTTAAAAGAACAAGAGCATGCAATGCAACTTACTTTTAATACTTTTATTTCTACTACTAAAAATCTATTAGAAAAAAACGGTTACGATTTAAATAAAATAAAAATCTACAGCAGAATTAAACATCACTACTCAATTTATCTAAAAATGCAAAGAAAAGGTATTACAATAGATGAAGTTCTGGATCTATTTGCAATTAGAATTTTAGTTGAAGATGATATTGATTGTTATAAAGTTTTAGGATTTATGCATTTGGAATTTAAGCCTTTAATTTCAAGGTTTAAAGATTATGTTGCAACTCCTAAGGAAAATGGTTATCAAACAATACATACTACCGTTTTTTATAATTCAAAAATCTATGAAATTCAAATTAGGTCTTTTGAAATGAATACAGTAGCTGAATTTGGAATTGCTGCCCATTGGAAATATAAAACAGGTGCTAAAAATACTACAAATTTAAACTGGTTAAAATCTTTAGAATTTTCAAATGAAAATATAGAAGAATTTTATCAAGAAACAAAAGATAATTTATATACCGAAGAAATGATAGTTTATTCACCAAAAGGTGAAGTGTTTACACTTCCTGTAGGTTCAACTGCTTATGATTTCGCATTTGCTGTTCATACAAATATTGGTAAAAAAGCTATGGGTTGTTTTATAAATAAAATAAGAAAGCCATTATTAACTGAGCTTAAAAGTACAGATATTGTATCAATAGAACTTTCAGATGAAATAATAGTTAGATGTTCTTGGATGGCTATGGTTAAAACTTCAAGAGCAAAAAAACAAATAAAACTTTTATGTACACATAGACAAAAAGAAATAGATGAGATTTCAGGTAAAAATATTATAAATACTGTTTTTTCAAGATATTATGAAGATGTAACAAAAATATATAGCGTGGATTCTTTATTCAAGATACCACAAATACTAGATTTTTTTAAACATACAAAACAAGTAATTGAAAAAAGTATCATAAATGACAATGGATTAATGACTAGATTTAAAATTTTAACTAGCAAGATTAAAGAATTTAAATTTGATAATGTTTTAATATATTCAAATTTCAGTATAAGTTCTGTATCATTTGACCATTGTTGTCATCCTAAGTTTGGTGATGATATAGTTGCCTTTAAAGATGGGAATGAAGCTGTTATTCATCACAAGATGTGTGATCAGGCATATGATAAAATTAAAAGTAATCAGCAAATGCTTTTTTGTAAATGGACAAAAAGTAGTGTTTACCAATATAAAATGGTAATAAGTATTCCAAACACAAAGGGTGAATTAGCAAAAGTGCTAACTTATCTTGCAGAACATGAATTTTATATCCTAGGAATAGAGTTTGGCCGACAAGCACATTCTTATATTCAATATTGTGATATAGAGTTTGAAATTAATAAATCAAATATAGATGAAGTAAAAAAAATAATAGAAAAAAAAGTAAAAATTATAGAGTTTTTTTCAAAAAAAGATGCATATAATAAATAA
- a CDS encoding LptF/LptG family permease: MELFFVGIDFLQNFKSIPPSANLQLLYILYNGFFTLTLALPLSIVFGWVITLTIFIRNNEFVAFNALGATRKDIFKPVVNISIFLLTILIFLQVTPLAYSYDQKRKIVNNQYFTSSKSDIFLKYNEYYVYFEKLLPLEKRAENIHIFKIDDMDVVETIVGEKAYFQNDKWYVVDVKIIKKPKNITLEDSKLDVRYEKFLHTLDGFKPNILDNVYEGNTEFSIIDAISALVLLDEQGINTQTIRSVLYNKIVIPFFIIPLLLLIYSYASLNSRFFNMGKFTSFSIFGTLIVWGFFFMLFKFTNGGVVIPEFSILMPMFIWILSSIYFYNKKINS, encoded by the coding sequence TTGGAACTTTTTTTTGTAGGAATAGATTTTTTACAAAACTTTAAAAGTATACCACCTTCAGCTAACTTACAATTACTTTATATTTTATATAATGGTTTTTTTACATTAACATTAGCACTTCCTCTATCAATAGTTTTTGGATGGGTTATAACTTTGACTATATTTATCAGAAATAATGAATTTGTAGCTTTTAATGCACTTGGTGCTACACGAAAAGATATATTTAAACCTGTAGTAAATATTTCAATTTTTTTATTAACAATTCTTATTTTTCTTCAAGTGACACCTTTGGCATACTCTTATGATCAAAAAAGAAAAATAGTAAACAATCAATATTTTACTAGTTCAAAAAGTGATATTTTTTTAAAATATAATGAATATTATGTGTATTTTGAAAAACTATTACCTCTTGAGAAAAGAGCTGAAAACATTCATATATTTAAAATTGATGATATGGATGTAGTAGAAACTATAGTGGGAGAAAAGGCATATTTCCAAAATGATAAATGGTATGTTGTTGATGTTAAAATTATTAAAAAACCAAAAAATATTACTTTAGAAGATTCAAAACTAGATGTTAGATATGAAAAATTTTTACATACATTAGATGGATTTAAACCTAATATTTTAGATAATGTTTACGAAGGAAATACAGAGTTTTCGATAATAGATGCTATTTCTGCATTGGTTTTATTAGACGAGCAAGGGATTAATACTCAAACAATTAGAAGTGTGTTATACAATAAAATTGTTATACCATTTTTTATAATTCCTCTTTTGCTTTTGATTTACTCATATGCATCATTAAATAGTAGATTTTTCAATATGGGTAAATTTACATCATTCTCAATTTTTGGAACTTTAATTGTTTGGGGATTCTTTTTTATGTTATTCAAATTTACAAATGGTGGTGTGGTTATTCCTGAATTTTCTATCCTTATGCCAATGTTTATTTGGATACTATCTTCAATATATTTTTATAATAAAAAAATCAATTCATAA
- the pth gene encoding aminoacyl-tRNA hydrolase produces the protein MHLIVGLGNIGEKYQLTRHNVGFMVIDEMTKNLATSNINNSNFQSTLLKSGYNLFSKPTTFMNNSGLAVHAIKEYYKIDLENIIVIHDDLDLPFGTVKFKIGGGHGGHNGLRSLDAHITKEYIRIRVGIGKPQDKADVANYVLSNFSKEELNKLADIINHIIEAIEALKTEDIDLVKSKYTLK, from the coding sequence ATGCATTTAATTGTAGGTCTTGGTAATATTGGTGAAAAATATCAATTAACAAGACATAATGTAGGATTTATGGTTATCGATGAGATGACCAAAAATCTTGCAACTTCAAATATAAATAACTCAAATTTTCAATCTACACTTTTAAAATCAGGCTATAATCTTTTTTCTAAACCAACTACTTTTATGAATAATTCAGGCCTTGCTGTTCATGCAATAAAAGAGTATTATAAAATCGATTTAGAAAATATTATTGTAATACATGATGATTTAGATTTACCATTTGGAACTGTAAAGTTTAAAATAGGTGGTGGTCATGGTGGACATAATGGTTTACGTTCTTTAGATGCTCATATTACAAAAGAGTATATAAGAATTAGAGTTGGTATTGGAAAACCGCAAGATAAAGCTGATGTAGCAAATTATGTATTAAGTAATTTTTCAAAAGAAGAATTAAATAAACTAGCAGATATAATAAATCATATTATTGAAGCGATTGAGGCACTTAAAACTGAAGATATCGATCTAGTAAAATCTAAATATACATTGAAATAA